One window from the genome of Alkalihalobacillus sp. LMS6 encodes:
- a CDS encoding conserved virulence factor C family protein produces the protein MFIRSIEPTPSPNTMKLNLSESHGGASTTYNEKNKDQAPSFVQAILGLEGIKAVYHVGDFLAVDRYPKADWKVVLPQIRALFGEASEQSQEGVVQDGFGEVQVQVQMFKNIPMQVKVTDDEREVRRALPDRFVQAIADAEQPGDNVVLERKWADQAPRYGELEHVADEVTAELEAAYTESRLHSLVKLAQGEKEAAEAFAARFKEVTIEMLQDPDWKNRYASLEQMDPKEKDIPVLEVALKDEKASVRRLATMYLGMIETESVLPLLEQALTDPSVTVRRTAGDCMSDIGSEKGIPAMVASLQDQSKIVRWRAAMFLYEVGTEEAIPALQAAEDDPEFEVALQIKMALERIQGGEAAKGSVWKQMTEARNK, from the coding sequence ATGTTTATCCGTTCGATTGAACCAACACCGAGTCCAAATACGATGAAATTAAATTTAAGTGAATCACATGGAGGCGCAAGTACAACGTATAACGAAAAAAACAAAGATCAAGCGCCTTCATTTGTCCAAGCGATTCTTGGGCTAGAGGGAATTAAAGCCGTTTATCATGTAGGAGATTTTTTAGCAGTTGATCGCTATCCAAAAGCGGACTGGAAAGTGGTCCTTCCACAAATTCGTGCTTTATTCGGAGAAGCATCTGAACAGAGCCAAGAGGGAGTCGTTCAAGATGGTTTTGGTGAAGTACAAGTCCAAGTACAAATGTTTAAGAACATTCCGATGCAAGTGAAAGTAACCGATGATGAACGTGAGGTCAGAAGAGCGTTGCCAGATCGATTTGTCCAAGCGATTGCCGATGCTGAGCAACCTGGCGATAACGTAGTGTTAGAGCGAAAGTGGGCTGATCAAGCGCCTCGATATGGTGAACTTGAGCACGTTGCGGATGAAGTGACAGCGGAGCTTGAAGCTGCCTATACAGAAAGTCGCCTTCATAGCTTAGTGAAACTTGCACAAGGGGAAAAAGAAGCTGCAGAAGCATTTGCGGCTCGTTTTAAAGAAGTAACGATAGAGATGCTCCAAGATCCGGACTGGAAAAACCGCTATGCTTCATTAGAACAAATGGATCCGAAAGAAAAAGATATTCCTGTTTTAGAGGTGGCGCTAAAAGATGAAAAAGCATCGGTTCGTCGTTTAGCAACGATGTATTTAGGCATGATCGAAACAGAAAGCGTACTACCGCTTCTAGAACAAGCTTTAACCGATCCATCTGTCACCGTACGTCGAACTGCAGGAGACTGCATGTCGGATATTGGATCTGAAAAAGGAATCCCCGCGATGGTCGCTTCTTTACAAGATCAAAGCAAAATTGTTCGCTGGCGTGCGGCTATGTTTTTGTATGAAGTAGGAACAGAAGAGGCAATTCCAGCTTTGCAAGCAGCAGAAGATGATCCAGAATTTGAAGTTGCGCTACAAATAAAAATGGCGCTAGAACGAATTCAAGGTGGAGAAGCTGCCAAAGGTTCTGTTTGGAAACAAATGACAGAAGCACGAAACAAATAA
- a CDS encoding PH domain-containing protein, protein MNELKRQHAAAIFINAARGLVQLAVPFAIIAFFQGLLWIFFIAFAALILISVGFSWLGWYKFRYSLVEGELYIEQGVFIKKKRYIQKKRVQAINISAGLLQRMFGLVKVNIDTAGGGMEAEAELVAVTRTEANHIRALLLKEPARSAEPNETDEEEIAYGEEQQEEEAPFLEQEPDSVWRLGKKRLIYTALTSSSVGIVLSAVAALLSQTAQFIPDSFYEDTFDAVVSLSVLFLIFIAIAVILLSWLISSLITIVTYGNFTIETYEKELVIQRGLLEKRQLTLAYSRITAIRVIRSVIRQPFGFVSVYVESAGGGNNNEQGSTLLVPLIHQRDLHQFLATIVPDYAIETPLTSAPKRAAIRFFIRMLIVPVIVTGVAIYLWGLIGLIGLLVIALAALFAWLQYKDAGAGAGGSYVWMRYRTIGQSLIISRKRKIQSATKQVSLLQRRKDLATFELNVQSSMAGKSFAVKDISEETGDQLYGWYSYQDEHDDIQKV, encoded by the coding sequence ATGAATGAGTTAAAACGCCAACATGCCGCGGCCATCTTTATTAACGCTGCTCGAGGTCTAGTTCAACTTGCGGTTCCATTTGCCATTATCGCTTTTTTTCAAGGACTTTTATGGATCTTTTTTATCGCATTTGCGGCACTCATCCTTATTTCTGTCGGATTTAGCTGGCTAGGCTGGTATAAATTCCGCTATTCTCTTGTTGAAGGCGAATTGTATATTGAACAAGGTGTATTCATAAAAAAGAAACGTTACATTCAAAAAAAACGCGTTCAAGCCATTAATATTTCCGCAGGTTTGTTGCAACGTATGTTTGGCTTAGTGAAAGTAAACATTGATACGGCTGGGGGAGGAATGGAAGCTGAGGCTGAACTTGTCGCGGTAACACGGACCGAAGCGAATCATATTCGTGCCTTGTTATTAAAAGAACCAGCACGATCTGCTGAACCTAATGAAACCGATGAAGAGGAGATAGCGTACGGCGAAGAACAACAAGAGGAAGAGGCGCCGTTTCTTGAACAAGAACCTGATTCTGTTTGGCGTTTAGGAAAGAAGCGACTCATCTATACTGCATTAACGTCAAGTAGTGTCGGAATTGTACTTTCCGCTGTAGCCGCGCTTCTCTCGCAAACCGCTCAGTTTATTCCAGATTCTTTTTATGAAGACACATTTGATGCAGTAGTCAGTTTAAGTGTTTTATTTCTCATTTTTATTGCGATAGCTGTTATTTTGCTTTCATGGCTTATATCGAGCTTGATTACAATCGTAACGTACGGAAATTTCACAATCGAAACGTACGAAAAAGAATTAGTCATTCAAAGAGGCTTACTCGAAAAGCGTCAACTTACGCTTGCATATAGCCGCATCACAGCGATACGGGTGATTCGTAGCGTCATTCGTCAACCATTTGGCTTTGTTTCGGTTTATGTTGAATCAGCTGGCGGTGGGAATAATAATGAGCAAGGTTCAACGTTACTCGTTCCGTTGATTCATCAACGTGACTTACATCAGTTTTTAGCAACGATTGTTCCGGATTATGCGATTGAAACGCCGTTAACTTCCGCTCCAAAACGTGCGGCAATTCGATTTTTTATTCGCATGCTTATCGTTCCAGTGATTGTAACAGGTGTTGCAATTTATCTTTGGGGATTAATCGGACTTATTGGTCTCCTTGTCATTGCACTTGCGGCTTTATTTGCTTGGTTGCAATACAAAGATGCCGGTGCTGGTGCTGGTGGTTCATATGTATGGATGCGGTATCGAACCATTGGGCAATCATTGATTATCTCTCGCAAACGAAAAATACAGTCCGCTACGAAGCAAGTTTCGCTCTTGCAAAGAAGGAAAGACTTGGCCACGTTTGAATTAAATGTTCAATCAAGCATGGCAGGGAAATCGTTCGCGGTTAAAGATATTAGTGAAGAGACAGGCGATCAACTCTATGGGTGGTATTCCTATCAAGACGAACATGACGACATACAAAAAGTGTAA
- a CDS encoding toxic anion resistance protein, giving the protein MNELLKKLDNLGEVEQREAGESLEALKRPVREMMGDDSNTLPKQLHELREVVGQLEPDHLKDSQLKKLFNRVIRRNPVEQYVRRYQTVEAQVDHIVEGLLTGKDKLQEDNVMLKELKVVAKERITNLNEQISMGQELHEMLEKEMTSEKWADNANELKKGQVKVTTRMKNMQQAVMVLQQSLASVDLIMENNEKLEEAIFNAITMTKNIITVTASIQLALTNQKKVISAVQNVNQATESMLLSNAELLKQNTEETLKTLEEPAIALDAFRKAYDNVYKAIELTEESNERIVTSGKQFIEEMDKLNSEMQTKLLNR; this is encoded by the coding sequence ATGAATGAACTTCTTAAGAAACTTGATAACTTAGGTGAGGTAGAACAGCGTGAAGCTGGGGAATCATTAGAAGCATTAAAGCGGCCAGTACGTGAAATGATGGGTGATGATTCCAACACCTTGCCAAAACAGCTACATGAACTACGAGAAGTTGTCGGTCAACTCGAGCCCGATCATTTAAAAGATTCGCAGCTGAAAAAATTATTTAATCGCGTCATTCGCCGTAACCCTGTTGAGCAGTATGTTCGTCGGTATCAAACGGTAGAGGCTCAGGTCGATCATATTGTTGAGGGATTGCTCACTGGTAAAGATAAATTACAAGAAGATAATGTCATGCTTAAAGAACTTAAAGTCGTTGCCAAAGAAAGAATTACAAATTTAAACGAGCAAATTTCTATGGGGCAAGAGCTTCATGAAATGTTAGAAAAAGAAATGACGTCTGAAAAATGGGCTGACAACGCCAATGAATTGAAAAAAGGCCAAGTAAAAGTGACTACAAGAATGAAAAATATGCAGCAAGCGGTAATGGTTCTGCAACAATCTCTCGCGTCTGTTGACCTTATAATGGAAAACAACGAAAAGCTTGAAGAAGCCATTTTTAATGCCATTACTATGACGAAAAACATTATTACGGTTACCGCATCGATTCAGCTTGCGTTAACAAATCAGAAGAAAGTAATATCAGCCGTTCAAAACGTCAATCAAGCAACTGAATCCATGCTGCTTTCAAATGCAGAATTATTAAAGCAAAATACAGAAGAAACGTTAAAAACATTAGAAGAACCAGCAATTGCTTTAGACGCATTTCGGAAAGCATACGATAATGTGTATAAAGCGATTGAACTGACTGAAGAATCGAATGAGCGCATTGTCACGAGCGGTAAACAATTTATTGAAGAGATGGATAAATTAAACTCTGAGATGCAAACAAAGCTTTTAAACCGATAA
- a CDS encoding PH domain-containing protein, giving the protein MRKQPELRLPKKAIQVWRIQNSIDTLFFALVPVVYYFVQLYIFESFYAWLTWAFAGFVILYGTIRILIWPKIQWYRFRYEVFDDEIDIQQGVIIVRRTLVPMVRVQHVDTEQGPILRRYKMSAVSITTAATTHQIPTLFIDDADALRDQIAALASVHEDE; this is encoded by the coding sequence ATGCGAAAGCAACCAGAATTACGCTTACCGAAAAAAGCTATTCAAGTATGGCGCATTCAAAATTCGATTGATACCTTGTTTTTTGCTCTCGTTCCAGTTGTTTATTATTTTGTCCAGCTATACATATTTGAATCGTTCTACGCTTGGCTGACTTGGGCTTTTGCTGGTTTTGTTATTTTATATGGAACGATTCGTATTCTAATTTGGCCAAAAATTCAATGGTATCGTTTTCGTTATGAAGTGTTTGATGACGAGATCGATATTCAACAAGGTGTGATTATTGTTAGAAGAACCCTTGTACCGATGGTCCGCGTTCAGCATGTTGATACAGAGCAAGGACCAATTTTACGACGCTACAAAATGTCGGCAGTCTCCATTACAACAGCAGCTACAACGCACCAGATTCCAACTCTCTTTATTGATGATGCAGACGCGTTGAGGGATCAAATTGCGGCGCTTGCATCGGTGCATGAAGATGAATGA
- a CDS encoding DUF2777 family protein, giving the protein MKRYTCRSVALFVIIAIRLLDKGEDEMDRYEAQQHIGKLLVIDLGENGMYLGELLSVLTEPKKPWRGNVRIKAVLTLPEFIFQNDTIAIHEIPYAEDDVDTFASQYLKTKSTHTHIESYIDSILTDLKRRHIRLKNDGSPSSAELEALEVYIKTMTSQKRKKNRSLTQNDQSEEATIPAYVEYTFHADGQDYYLQDSKGDQLPLTATHFDYTWDQQGHLVTGKYEGDGIFIRENGSRFIPNEGDLILIDKEQFNPYSIFKTELEPAALQGFEHNLALHQISHKDLVHCYNSLIDQLFHSNAISTFQGVNFLTYQTDEQFVLVQHHFKRELGASSSNKQDTVYDRFEFTTDKGKRTIALYTNAYQ; this is encoded by the coding sequence ATGAAGCGCTACACTTGCAGGAGTGTGGCGCTGTTCGTTATAATAGCGATAAGATTACTTGATAAAGGTGAGGATGAAATGGATCGGTATGAAGCGCAACAACATATTGGCAAACTTCTCGTCATCGATCTCGGTGAAAACGGAATGTATTTAGGCGAGCTGCTTTCAGTCCTGACCGAGCCAAAGAAACCTTGGCGTGGCAACGTTCGAATTAAAGCAGTGTTAACATTACCTGAATTTATTTTCCAAAACGACACAATCGCCATTCACGAGATTCCATATGCGGAAGATGATGTGGATACATTTGCTAGTCAATATTTAAAAACAAAATCAACGCATACTCATATTGAATCCTATATTGATTCAATTTTAACGGACTTAAAACGTCGTCACATTCGTTTAAAAAATGACGGATCGCCGTCATCAGCTGAACTTGAAGCATTAGAAGTGTATATTAAAACAATGACGAGTCAAAAGCGTAAGAAAAATCGTTCGTTAACGCAGAATGATCAATCGGAAGAAGCCACCATTCCCGCTTATGTTGAATATACGTTTCACGCTGATGGTCAAGACTATTACCTGCAAGACTCTAAAGGAGACCAACTCCCACTCACTGCTACACACTTTGACTATACCTGGGATCAACAAGGTCACCTCGTAACAGGAAAATACGAAGGAGATGGCATTTTTATTCGCGAAAATGGCAGTCGGTTTATCCCAAATGAAGGGGACTTGATTTTAATCGATAAGGAACAGTTTAATCCTTATTCCATCTTCAAAACTGAACTTGAACCAGCCGCATTACAAGGGTTTGAACACAATCTCGCTTTGCACCAGATATCCCATAAAGATTTGGTTCACTGCTACAATTCCTTAATTGATCAGCTGTTTCATTCAAATGCCATTTCTACGTTTCAAGGCGTCAATTTTTTAACCTATCAAACCGATGAGCAATTTGTGTTGGTACAGCATCACTTTAAACGTGAACTTGGTGCAAGTTCCAGCAACAAGCAAGATACGGTGTACGATCGGTTTGAATTTACAACTGATAAAGGAAAGCGTACGATCGCTCTTTATACAAATGCGTATCAATAA